The following proteins come from a genomic window of Lytechinus pictus isolate F3 Inbred chromosome 1, Lp3.0, whole genome shotgun sequence:
- the LOC129278351 gene encoding rho GTPase-activating protein 18-like produces MIAKMMLGLCSFLSRKRSKARLQDLHGADEVFLRQEDLFKSLATTLPNITIAKDAQGTTPVEFLSGKDVDKVRKIALIELTAMFDRMGIEFEPIRKSTKRRVKENGVFGVPLRNLIANDRMWSPETTTPLFLQKLIGYLEIHGLNEEGVLRVPGSSARIKQLREEIERDFYDGKFSFEDLRINDAVGLLKQFLREMPTPILTFEYVNAFAMVEKIKDRKKQLQCLNLLVLVLPDTHRATLKVTVYTCLKSLGEMLNFE; encoded by the exons ATGATTGCCAAAATGATGCTTGGATTGTGTAGTTTTCTGTCGAGGAAGAGATCGAAAGCGAGACTTCAG GACCTACATGGTGCTGATGAAGTCTTTTTAAGGCAAGAAGATCTATTCAAGAGCCTTGCTACAACCCTACCA AATATCACTATTGCCAAAGATGCACAGGGTACCACCCCAGTAGAATTCCTATCAGGAAAGGATGTTGATAAAGTGAGGAAGATAGCTCTGATAGAGCTGACGGCCATGTTTGACAGGATGGGCATCGAGTTTGAACCCATCAGAAAATCAACCAAGAGGAGAGTCAAAG AGAATGGTGTATTTGGTGTTCCTTTAAGAAACCTCATTGCCAACGATAGAATGTGGAGCCCAGAAACAACCACACCTCTCTTTCTCCAAAAA TTAATAGGTTACTTAGAAATCCATGGTTTAAATGAAGAAGGAGTGTTGAGAGTACCAGGTTCATCAGCAAGGATAAAG CAACTTCGAGAAGAGATTGAGCGTGATTTCTACGATGGCAAGTTCAGCTTTGAAGACCTGCGGATTAATGATGCAGTTGGACTTTTAAAGCAGTTCTTGAGAGAGATGCCTACGCCCATCCTTACATTTGAATACGTGAATGCCTTTGCCATGGTTGAAA aaatcaAGGACCGGAAAAAGCAGCTACAGTGCCTTAATCTCCTCGTCTTGGTGCTACCAGATACGCACAGAGCAACGTTGAAGGTAACAGTTTATAcatgtttaaaaagtcttggGGAAATGTTAAATTTCGAATGA